Proteins co-encoded in one Prunus persica cultivar Lovell chromosome G6, Prunus_persica_NCBIv2, whole genome shotgun sequence genomic window:
- the LOC18774065 gene encoding DDT domain-containing protein PTM has product MDPPVVKKRGRPRKRRAEDENVSDDRKAGPETKKRVVETRTMVLLGRYVLKDFGTSGVFLGKVVYYEAGLYRVNYEDGDCEDLESGEIRGILVGDDDFDTDLSARRKKLDDLVSKLSLKTAVGLDKNVVKSTPEVDRVEAPALSELGGGVTIETDETPVEGDADSSSDSCEYARDRDMDFDVEPPPVPPLQLPPSSGTIGVPEQYISHLFSVYGFLRSFSIPLFLNPFTLDDFVGSLNFRAPNTLLDAIHVALLRALRRHLETLSSDGSEVAPKCLRCIDWNLLDTLTWPVYLVQYVTIMGYAKGPEWKGFYDEVLDKEYYLLSVGRKLMILQTLCDDVLDTRDIRAELDTREESEVGIDYDAEVTNPLVSGPRRVHPRYSKTSACKDREAVEIITEVHEIKSSGNSNLIGSKGAKGNADATDVDVDHNSDECRLCGMDGTLICCDGCPSAYHTRCIGLMKLSIPEGSWYCPECTINKIGPAITTGTSLKGAQIFGIDSYEHIFMGTCNHLLVVKATIKTEACLRYYNQNDIPKVLKVLYASGQHTAFYMGVCKAILQYWNIPESILSFSEMSETEIKLANIKEDVNFSAQSLNLSDKENHNVTVDNAVVSSLETSFDMIQVDSTGDSTPLECLPTKMQIHARKKMKSGTSTGSGSQQADPSDLTYQSSADRSTAVDLTTCASGNMSSCYNGHANGMHPSVTLSTHSEEGNRVDSGKVNSASVVNCAYMGALYKPQAYINYYMHGEFAASAATKLAVISSEEARVSDSHALANPRKVASANNLLQTKAFSLIASRFFWPSSEKKLVEVPRERCGWCLSCKALVASKRGCMLNHAALNATKGAMKILASLRPIKNGEGNLVSIATYILYMEESLRGLITGPFVNENYRKQWRKQIYQASTFSTIKALLLELEANIRTIALSGEWIKLVDDWLVESSVIQSTTCTVGTTQKRGPSNRRGRKQNAIHEDKDDDCNDKSFVWWQGGKLSKLIFQRAILACSLVKKAARQGGWKKISGIVYADGSEIPKRSRQSVWRAAVEMSKNASQLALQVRYLDHHLRWSDLVRPEQNLPDGKGIETEASAFRNASIFDKQFVKNSNVYGVDFGTQKHLPSRLMKNIIEMEQNEGGNNKFWFPELRIPLYLIKDYEERLGKVLFPSAEEPLNVFCKLQRRHWKAPRRDIFFYLVCKRDNLDLCSCSSCQLDVLMRNAAKCSACQGYCHEECTISSTVSTKEEVEFLITCKQCYHAKALSKNENFKESPTSPFHLQIQEYHTPVTVTSVARPKNYSQPVTDVRAQDTRSEIKQATSDSQLAGKKQRRSICSWGIIWKKKNGVEAGTHFRVNNILLAGGSESRGLYPVCHLCHMPYQSDMMYICCETCKNWYHADAVELEESKVSDVAGFKCCKCRRIKSPVCPYTDPKDIKMQESKKVRTRRPKQETVGDDSDSATISDSKFCEPATPIFPMEEASIQEQDGDPLLFSLARVELITEYNSEVNDQWNTAGPGPRKLQVRRGVKREEDVDGFPESNITYAGIATPVETNYQSNPMEIVPSPHVEWDASINGVESGIMDDYEDLNYENMEPQTVFTINELLAPDDDDDGFLDGGQAFADESGNLENPYTVLQDGGPEQYNMATFTDQSKSTITVESDVNIMQCQICSHAEPGADLSCQNCGLLIHSNCSPWIESSSGNGSWKCGQCREWR; this is encoded by the exons ATGGACCCTCCGGTTGTCAAAAAGAGGGGTCGTCCTAGGAAACGGAGAGCGGAGGATGAAAATGTTTCTGATGATCGGAAAGCGGGTCCTGAGACAAAGAAACGGGTTGTGGAAACAAGGACGATGGTGTTGCTTGGTAGATATGTGTTGAAAGACTTCGGAACTAGTGGAGTTTTTCTTGGGAAAGTTGTGTATTACGAGGCTGGATTGTATAGAGTTAATTATGAAGACGGTGATTGTGAGGACTTGGAGAGTGGTGAGATTCGTGGCATCCTTGttggtgatgatgattttgataCTGATTTGAGTGCTAGGAGGAAGAAATTAGATGATTTGGTGTCAAAATTAAGTTTGAAAACTGCAGTTGGGTTGGATAAGAATGTTGTGAAATCGACCCCTGAGGTGGATAGGGTTGAAGCACCTGCGTTGAGTGAGTTGGGCGGTGGAGTAACGATTGAAACTGATGAGACACCAGTTGAAGGTGATGCGGATTCATCTAGTGATTCATGTGAGTATGCAAGGGATAGGGATATGGATTTTGATGTTGAGCCACCACCTGTCCCGCCACTGCAGTTGCCGCCCTCTTCAGGAACTATAGGCGTGCCAGAGCAGTATATTTCACATCTTTTTTCGGTTTATGGTTTCTTGCGATCATTTAGCATCCCTCTGTTCTTGAACCCATTTACATTGGATGATTTTGTGGGGTCACTTAATTTCCGTGCTCCAAACACATTGTTGGATGCAATTCATGTTGCTTTGCTGCGTGCCTTAAGGCGTCATCTTGAGACACTCTCATCCGATGGCTCAGAGGTAGCTCCAAAATGCTTGAG GTGCATTGATTGGAACTTGCTTGATACTTTGACTTGGCCTGTTTACTTGGTCCAGTATGTGACAATTATGGGATATGCAAAAGGACCTGAATGGAAAGGATTTTATGATGAGGTTTTGGACAAGGAGTATTATTTATTATCAGTTGGTAGGAAGTTAATGATTTTGCAAACCCTTTGTGATGATGTCTTAGATACTAGAGATATAAGAGCTGAATTAGACACGCGCGAAGAATCAGAAGTCGGAATAGATTATGATGCAGAAGTAACTAATCCTCTTGTAAGTGGGCCAAGAAGGGTGCATCCCAGATATTCCAAAACTTCTGCCTGCAAGGACAGAGAAGCTGTGGAAATTATTACAGAAGTTCATGAGATAAAATCATCTGGTAACTCAAATTTAATTGGTTCCAAAGGTGCGAAAGGGAATGCGGATGCTACTGAtgttgatgtggatcataactCCGATGAATGTCGGCTTTGTGGCATGGATGGGACCTTAATTTGTTGTGATGGGTGTCCATCTGCTTACCACACGAGGTGTATAGGTTTGATGAAATTGTCAATACCAGAAGGGTCCTGGTATTGTCCTGAGTGCACAATTAATAAGATTGGGCCGGCTATTACAACGGGAACATCCCTTAAAGGAGCACAAATCTTTGGCATTGATTCTTACGAGCACATCTTCATGGGTACTTGCAACCACTTATTGGT GGTCAAGGCAACTATCAAGACGGAAGCATGTCTTAGATACTACAATCAGAATGACATTCCAAAAGTCCTGAAAGTTCTGTATGCATCCGGGCAACACACAGCTTTTTACATGGGGGTGTGCAAGGCAATTTTACAATATTGGAATATTCCAGAAAGCATCTTATCTTTCTCGGAAATGAGTGAAACAGAGATTAAATTAGCAAATATAAAGGAAGATGTGAACTTTTCTGCCCAGTCACTTAATTTGTCTGACAAGGAAAATCATAATGTTACAGTCGATAATGCGGTAGTTTCGTCTCTAGAGACCTCCTTTGATATGATTCAAGTTGATAGCACTGGTGACAGTACACCACTGGAGTGCCTGCCTACAAAGATGCAGATACATGcaaggaagaaaatgaaatcagGTACTTCAACTGGTTCTGGTAGCCAGCAGGCTGATCCATCTGACTTGACCTACCAAAGCTCAGCTGACAGATCAACTGCAGTAGACCTCACTACTTGCGCCTCAGGGAACATGAGTAGTTGTTACAATGGGCATGCAAATGGTATGCATCCTTCAGTGACTTTATCAACACATAGTGAAGAAGGCAATCGTGTAGATTCTGGAAAGGTTAACTCTGCTTCAGTTGTCAATTGTGCATACATGGGGGCTCTTTATAAACCTCAGGCGTACATAAATTACTATATGCATGGGGAGTTTGCTGCATCTGCTGCCACCAAATTGGCTGTAATATCATCAGAAGAAGCTCGCGTTTCCGATAGTCATGCTTTAGCAAATCCCAGGAAAGTTGCATCTGCAAACAATTTATTACAAACAAAAGCCTTCTCATTAATAGCCTCACGTTTCTTCTGGCCAAGTTCTGAAAAGAAGCTTGTGGAGGTTCCAAGGGAGAGGTGTGGTTGGTGTCTTTCTTGTAAGGCTCTAGTTGCCAGCAAGAGGGGATGTATGCTAAATCATGCTGCCTTGAATGCCACCAAAGGTGCTATGAAGATCCTTGCCAGCCTTCGTCCAATAAAGAATGGGGAGGGCAATCTTGTAAGCATCGCAACATACATTTTATACATGGAGGAGAGTTTACGTGGTCTCATAACTGGTCCCTTCGTCaatgaaaattatagaaaacaATGGCGCAAACAAATTTATCAAGCATCAACTTTCAGCACAATAAAAGCGCTATTGCTTGAA CTTGAGGCAAATATCCGAACCATTGCTTTGTCTGGGGAGTGGATTAAGCTGGTGGATGATTGGTTGGTTGAATCTTCTGTGATTCAAAGTACGACATGCACTGTTGGTACAACACAAAAACGTGGACCAAGCAACAGGAGGGGCAGAAAGCAGAATGCAATTCATGAAGACAAGGATGATGATTGCAATGACAAAAGTTTTGTCTGGTGGCAAGGTGGGAAGCTATCAAAGCTTATATTCCAGAGAGCAATTTTGGCTTGCTCATTGGTTAAAAAAGCAGCCCGCCAAG GTGGTTGGAAAAAGATTTCTGGTATAGTTTATGCGGATGGCTCCGAGATTCCTAAAAGAAGCAGACAATCAGTATGGAGGGCTGCGGTTGAAATGAGTAAGAACGCATCACAGCTTGCGCTTCAG GTTAGATATCTGGACCATCATCTGAGATGGAGTGATCTTGTTCGTCCTGAGCAGAACCTCCCGGATGGGAAGGGTATAGAGACAGAAGCTTCTGCTTTTAGAAACGCAAGTATATTTGACAAACAATTTGTGAAGAACAGTAACGTATATGGGGTTGATTTCGGTACTCAAAAGCATCTGCCTTCCCgtttaatgaaaaatataattgaaatGGAGCAAAATGAGGGTGGAAATAACAAGTTCTGGTTTCCTGAATTGCGGATTCCTTTATATTTGATTAAAGACTATGAAGAACGTTTAGGTAAAGTGCTTTTTCCATCAGCTGAGGAGCCTTTGAATGTGTTCTGCAAGTTACAGAGAAGGCATTGGAAGGCTCCCCGCCGGGACATATTTTTCTATCTTGTGTGTAAGAGAGATAATCTGGACTTGTGTTCCTGCTCTTCATGCCAACTGGATGTTTTAATGCG GAATGCGGCCAAGTGCAGTGCCTGTCAAG GTTATTGTCACGAGGAATGTACCATAAGCTCAACAGTTTCTACAAAAGAGGAAGTTGAGTTCTTGATCACTTGCAAGCAGTGCTACCATGCGAAAGCTCTctctaaaaatgaaaactttaaGGAGTCTCCAACTAGTCCTTTTCACTTGCAAATACAAGAATATCATACTCCTGTGACCGTCACCAGTGTTGCAAGGCCTAAAAATTACAGTCAACCAGTAACAGATGTCAGAGCGCAGGACACTCGTTCTGAGATAAAACAGGCAACTTCAGACTCTCAATTGGCAGGAAAAAAACAACGCCGCAGCATTTGTTCTTGGGGTATTatatggaagaagaagaatggtgTGGAAGCTGGCACTCATTTCCGGGTTAATAACATACTTCTTGCGGGTGGTTCGGAATCCCGTGGGTTGTATCCTGTTTGCCACCTGTGCCATATGCCATATCAGTCAGATATGATGTATATATGTTGTGAAACTTGCAAAA ATTGGTACCATGCTGATGCTGTTGAACTGGAGGAGTCAAAGGTTTCTGATGTGGCGGGCTTCAAGTGTTGCAAGTGTCGCAGGATAAAGTCACCTGTGTGTCCTTACACTGATCCTAAAGATATAAAGATGCAAGAGAGCAAGAAAGTTCGCACTAGGCGTCCAAAGCAAGAAACAGTTGGAGACGACTCTGATTCTGCAACTATTTCTGATTCTAAATTTTGTGAGCCTGCTACTCCAATATTTCCCATGGAAGAAGCATCCATACAGGAACAGGATGGTgatcctcttcttttttcccttgcTAGAGTTGAGCTAATTACAGAGTACAATTCGGAAGTTAATGATCAGTGGAATACTGCCGGGCCAGGGCCACGGAAATTACAAGTGAGAAGGGGTGTTAAGCGTGAAGAGGATGTAGATGGCTTTCCTGAGAGTAACATAACTTATGCTGGAATAGCTACACCTGTTGAAACAAATTACCAGTCAAATCCTATGGAGATTGTGCCATCCCCTCATGTTGAATGGGATGCTTCCATTAATGGCGTCGAAAGTGGGATAATGGATGACTATGAAGATCTAAATTACGAGAATATGGAACCACAAACTGTCTTCACTATCAATGAGTTGTTGGCacctgatgatgatgatgatggcttTCTAGATGGAGGCCAAGCATTTGCAGATGAGTCAGGAAATCTGGAAAATCCATATACAGTGTTGCAGGATGGAGGCCCTGAACAATATAACATGGCTACTTTCACTGATCAATCAAAGTCTACTATTACTGTAGAATCTGATGTGAATATCATGCAATGTCAGATATGTTCACATGCAGAACCAGGCGCTGATCTGTCTTGCCAGAACTGTGGGTTATTGATACACAGTAATTGTTCTCCTTGGATTGAGTCATCTTCTGGTAATGGCAGCTGGAAATGTGGCCAGTGCCGAGAGTGGCGGTAG